In Papio anubis isolate 15944 chromosome 17, Panubis1.0, whole genome shotgun sequence, the following are encoded in one genomic region:
- the LOC116270983 gene encoding transcription factor CP2-like protein 1 has protein sequence MGSPEGRSGIGSQRPLEKGMDRAESWQSPPLPGRELLPLPYLKQEELSNIPGAELSCPVFQYMLCAATSPAVKLQEKTLTYLNQGQSYEVQMLCNSKLCDATQCPQLLKVGTLLSRSGKGWV, from the exons ATGGGTTCCCCAGAGGGGAGGTCTGGCATAGGGAGTCAAAGACCCTTAGAAAAGGGGATGGACAGGGCAGAAAGCTGGCAGAGCCCTCCTCTCCCTGGCAGGGAACTCCTGCCCTTGCCCTACTTGAAGCAGGAGGAGCTGTCCAACATCCCTGGAGCGGAGCTGTCCTGCCCCGTGTTCCAGTACATGCTCTGTGCAGCCACCTCACCAGCCGTGAAGCTGCAGGAGAAGACCCTCACCTACCTGAACCAGG GTCAGTCCTATGAGGTCCAGATGCTCTGCAACTCCAAGCTGTGTGATGCCACCCAGTGCCCCCAGCTGCTGAAGGTGGGTACACTCCTCTCCAGAAGTGGCAAAGGCTGGGTATGA